The nucleotide sequence TATCTGGTAAATTGGTTAATTTATCCCAACTTTTTAGTAGATTAAGAAAAAGTAAGGGTATGAAAAGCGTCTTAATACTGATCATTGCATTTATAGCTGCATTTTCTCCCATTCAGGCCCAACAATTAGAAATGCTTGAATTGGAAGACCTTGCATTGTCCACAATTTTCAAAATGAAAGACCACCAAAAGGACAAGGCCCTGGTATTGATATTCACCTCTAATGCCTGTCCCTATGCCAAACTTTATGAAGATCGGATCATCCAACTCCAAAAACAATTTAATGATAAGGGCATCACCTTTGCCATGGTCAATCCCCATGCTGGTCAGTCCGAAGAGGAAAATTTTGATCAAATCCATACAAAAATCAATCAAAAAAACATCACATTCAGCTATTTATCAGACCCAAACCAATCCCTGAACAAAGCGCTGGACGCTACAAAAATACCCGAAGTATTTGTACTTATCCCTAGCCCGACTGGTTTTGGAGTAGCCTACCATGGCGCTATCGACAACAACCCACAAGCACCTAATAGTGTCACAAAAAAGCATCTTGAAAATGCCCTCAACCAAATACTTAAAAAAGAAAATCCTGTCCCCAACTTTGTCAGGGCCATTGGCTGCAATATCAAAATCCAAAATTAATGCTCCTCAAGAATAGCCAATAACTGCCTGACCTCTTCCACCTTTTCAGGCTCACTCAATTTTTCAAATGAGACAATTAGGTTTCTTAGGCTTCGTTTGACAATATCTACATGCCCACAAGGTTCAAAAAACTCTTCCTTGGGTTCTATTTTCAAATGCTCCAAATAATTATTGATATCTTGACGACTAAATATCAAGCCTTTATTAAAGGCATTGATATAAAAAGTAGCCTCATTAGACTTATACGTCAAGACAAATAAATTGGGCAAATTCACGCCATAAACAGGTAAACCCAGCTTTTTGGCAACCAAATAATAGATAGAGCATAAACTGATTGGATTGCCCCTTCTGGCATCTATTACATTGCTGATCATGCTGTTGGCAGGGGAATGGAAGTTCTTAGTGTTAGCAGAAAACTTCAATTGATTAAAAAGCACATTATTGATCAGTCGGACCTGGTCATAGGGAGAAATATCACTTTTAAAGGAAGTCCATACTTCAAAATAAATCTGATGCATCTCTGAATTCAGTGACTCAAAATCAAGATCAGGGTATTGATAGGTATTAATGATCCAAAGGCCCTTTAATAAATCCTTATCCTCCGAATCTCTCCAGTATTGCAATCTTTCTTTTAACAATGAAAACTGAAGTTCATGAACCAATTCCTCGATTTCTTTCTGCAAGTCTGGATTAAAGCTACTCTCCCACTTTTCCTCCAAAAACGGAATCAAATCATTGCCCAAAGAGATGATTTTGTCCTTCACATGTTCTTTTACCTCTCTGTCTGTATCATCCAATAAGGAAACCAATGCATGCAATTCTTTTTTACTAAGCTTCTCCATAGCCACTCAATCGTAGGAACTTATATTTCCGGGTTTCTTATACTTTTATTTACGCCCAAATTTACGATCAAGTTTGAATAACTCCTACATTAAATCGCTCCGTGATGGGAGCATGATTGGCTGCATCAATCCCCCTGGATATGATCGATCTGGTATCTTCAGGATGAATCACGCCATCTACCCATAATCTAGCGGCAGCATAATAAGGACTTAATTCTTTATTATACTTATCTGTAATATCTTTTAGTAATTTAGCTTCGTCTTCGTTGGTAATTTCCTTTCCTGCCTTTTTTAAAGAGGCTACTTTAATTTGCAATAATGTCTTTGCTGCTGATACCCCACTCATCACCGCCATCTGGGCGGTAGGCCAACTAAAAATCAACCTAGGATCATAAGCTTTCCCACACATGGCGTAATTTCCCGCACCATAGGAATTTCCAATGATCAAAGTAAATTTAGGAACAACCGAATTAGCCATAGCATTGACCATCTTGGCACCATCCTTAATAATTCCGCCATGCTCAGCCCTGCTGCCCACCATAAAACCACTCACATCCTGAATGAATAATAAAGGGATTTTTCGCTGGTTACAGTTCATGATAAATCTCGCTGCTTTATCGGCAGAATCTGAATAGATCACTCCACCCATTTGCATTTCTCCCTTTTTGGTCTTGACCATTTTTCGCTGATTTGCAATGATACCGACAGCCCAACCTTCAATTCTCGCAGTACCACAAACCAAGGTTTGCCCAAAGCCTGGTTTGTACTCCTCAAAACTTTCTGCATCTATCAGACAATCCAAAACCTCATGCATATCATAAGGTTTTACCCGATCTGTTGGAAAAAGCTGGAAAAGTTCTTCAATGGTCCTTTTAGGAGCCCTAGCAGCTATTTTATCAAAGCCTGCTTTATCACTGGCTCCTAGCGTATTGAATATTCCCTTAATCGCATCCAGACAATCTTCATCATTTTCATATTTATTATCAGTCACTCCTGATATCTCACAATGGGTAGTGGCTCCACCTAAGGTTTCATTGTCCACGGTCTCTCCTATAGCCGCTTTCACCAAATAGGAGCCCGCTAAAAATATAGAGCCCGTTTTATCAACAATCATCGCCTCATCAGACATAATAGGCAAATAAGCTCCTCCTGCCACACAACTTCCCATAATGGCGGCAATTTGAACAATGCCCATGGAAGACATCATGGCATTATTTCTAAACTGTCTTCCAAAATGCTCTTTATCTGGAAAAATTTCGTTTTGCTTGGGCAAAAACACCCCCGCACTATCCACTAGATATATTATGGGCAATCTATTCTCCATGGCTATTTCCTGAGCCCGAAGGTTCTTTTTAGCCGTCATTGGAAACCAAGCACCGGCTTTGACAGTAGCATCATTGGCCACTACCACACACATTCTCCCACTCACCTGCCCTATACCCGTAATGACACCAGCAGAAGGACAGCCCCCTTCTTCTTCATACATTCCATCAGCTGCCAATGTACCCACTTCCAAAAATTGGACTCCACCATCCATAAGATATGCAATTCGTTCCCTCGCCGTCATTTTTCCCTTGGCATGTTCCTTCGCTATCCGCTGCTCACCTCCCCCCTGCTTTACCTGGTTTATCTTTTCCTGCAACTCCTTCACAAAGGACATATGCATTTCCTGATTGCTATTGGTTTTATTCATGGGTTATTATTCTGATTCAAACATTCTATATAGCGTAAAATCATCGACTGGATTTCTCAAAAGTCCCTATCTCAATATAAAAAAAAATCAAATACTTTTACGTATTCAACATCTTTGCAAAATAGAAAAACCGGCCATTATTGACCGGTCTGAAAGAATTACAATAGATCGGGCATGATGATCATATCGCTTCAATTTCTTGTTTATATGCTTTTATAGACCTGTAAATGGCTGAAGCCAGGTAAACCTGTCCATTTTTACTATTCAAGTACCTTTCCTCATTGGAATTGGACAAAAAGCCTGTCTCTATCAAAACACTTGGCATGCTGGTAGTCCATAATACGTATAGTGGCAATTGTTTTACCCCTCTACTATGGCGATTGAGACGTGTTTTAAAATCACGTTCGACCTTCTGTGCCAAAGAAAGGCTATTGGCAAAATAGGCTTTTTGCATGAGGTTAAACATCATGTAGGATTCTGGGGAATTGGGTTCAAAACCTTCATAGTTTTCCTTATAGCCATCCTCCATTAAGATCACCGCATTTTCTCTCTTCACCACATCAAAATTGCGTTCAAAGTGGTTGGCGCCCATCACATAAGTTTCCGTCCCATAAGCATTTGAGCCACTCACCGCATTGCAGTGAATAGAAACAAAAAGATCGGCTTTATTTCTATTGGCAATATTGGCCCGTTCTTTTAGCTCAATAAAAACATCTGATTTACGGGTATAAATCACTTCTACATCTGGTAAATTCTCCTCTATATACCCCCCTACTTTAAGGGCTATGGCCAATGCAACATCTTTTTCCCTTGAGGTCCTCCCACTAGTACCAGGATCTTTTCCACCATGCCCCGCATCAATCACCACCCTTCTCAGCCTAAACTCCCGTTCCCGTTCACCTGCTGGAGAAAAGGCTGATAGAAATGACAATAAGGTCAAGAAAGAAATTATTACAACATTTTTAGCAGTCCTTGGTTTCATAAAGATTAATAACGTTAACTTTACGCAAAATTTATAAATTTTTGAAGTAAATAGAAGTAAATCGGTGCAGAATATTAAGGTAGCTTATCTTTCCTTCATCTTAATTATAATTTCTCTACACTGCTCTTTGGCCCAAAGGACGCAAAAGAGACCTAAGGAAATAGAAATTATAGCTCCAGATCTTACGCCTATTTCTGATACCATCCCCCCCGTTTTACTGGATAGTCTCACTTTGAATGATACTATACCTTCAGCTGACACCACAAAGGTTGTGCCCAAAGGAGATATAGAAACTACCATTAAATATGCCGCTCAAGACAGCATACTTTCGGACTTTAAAGAAAAAAAGGTTTACCTCTATAACCAAGCTTGGTTCGAATATGGCAATATCCGACTAGATGCAGATTATATAGAAATCAACTGGGAGACCAACGAACTGTATGCCTCGGGTGTGGAAGACTCCACGGGAGCAGTACAAGGAAGTCCTTTGTTCAAAGAGGGGAATAGTACCTACGAAATCCGGAAGGATATGCGCTACAATTTCAAAACACGGAAAGCTATCATTTCGGATGTAGTAACAGAGCAGCAGGATGGACTATTAAGGGGAGAAAAAGTCAAAAAGGACGAAGAGGGCAATGTCTACCTTAGCCATGGTTACTATACCACTTGTAATTTAGCAGAACCTCATTGGCACATATCCTCCAATAAAATCAAATCAGTAAGCGGTAAGCAAACCATATCAGGGCCGTTCAATTTTTACTTTAATGGAATCCCTACCCCTGCAGGCCTACCCTTTGGCTTTATTCCTAATCAAAAGGAAGAACAGGTTTCAGGGATTATCATTCCCTCTTACGGGGAAGAAAAAAGAAGAGGTTTCTTCCTCAGGGATTTTGGCTATTATTTTGCCTTTAATGATTATATCCACTCTAGACTTACTGGAGAAATATTTTCCAAAGGAGGTTATGGGGTAAAAGCTGCCACAGTCTATAAGAAAAGGTATCGCTTCAACGGGGGATTCAATGTGGACTTCCAACAGTTCAGAAGTCCTGAAACGGATGAAACGCCTTTGGATTACACCACATTATGGGTCAATTGGAGTCATAGTCCTGAATCTAGGGGAAATTCCAGGTTCTCTGCTTCAGTAAATGCAGGATCCACTAACTATAATAACCTGGTGGTTAATCCCAATAACTATATGAGAAATACCAACTCTGAATTCACTTCAAATATCTCCTACAGTAAAACCTTTACGGGCACTCCTTTTAGTATGTCTGCCAATTTGAGACATTCCCAAAATGTCCGAACGGAAGAAGTGCGATTGATCCTTCCCGATATTTCGGTGAATATGAACCGTCAAACCCCATTCAGAAATTCTAGCTTTGAACCACTGAAAACGCTGAATTTTGCATGGAATTTCAATGCCCAAAACTCCATCAACAATAAGGTAGTCCAGCAACTTGGTGTAGAACAGGAATCTTTACAAGGCGAGGTTTTGGATGAAGACACCAACCCAGACATTATCCCCTTTAATTGGGCCAATTTGCCAGAATTATTGAAACAAGCTGAAAATGGCTTCAGGCATACAGTGCCAGTATCTTCTAATTTTACCCTATTTAAATATTTCACAGGTACTGCCAGTTTCAATTATAATGAACTCTGGTATTTTGACAGGATCAATTATTTCTATAATGCTCCTGAGGAAAGAGTTGATAGGATTTTGGAAAAAGGTTTTAGTCGTGTCGGACATTATAGCACCTCCTTCAATTTGGCTACAAATATTTATGGGTTTTATACATTTGGAAATAAATCAAACCTAGAAGCCATCAGGCATCATGTGCAGCCTACCATAGGCATGTCCTTTACGCCAGATTTTTCCGATCCTAGATACGGTTACTATCAAAGTGTTCAAGTAGACGAAGAGGGAAATGAGCAATTGTACAGTCGTTTTCAAGGCTTCCTATACGGTGGAGCTCCACGGGGCGAATCAAGATCATTAAACATATCGATCAGAAACACCTTGGAAGGGAAGAAAAAGGTGGAAAATGACAGTACGGAAGCAAAAAGTGAAAAATTCCCGCTTTTGCAATCATTAAACCTTTCTACAAGCTATAACTTTGTAGCTGACTCCTTCCAGCTTGCTCCTATCAATATGAGCACGAGAACCTCTTTCTTCGACAATAAAATTTCGGTAGCACTTTCAGCCACCCTTAACCCTTATGCCACTAAAGCATATACAGACAGTGACGGCAATACCTATTTCCGTAAAATCAATGAATATGCATGGAATAATGGCCAAGGAATCGGATCTATCAGTAGGGCTAACTTAAACCTTAACGGTAGTTATAATCCAAGAGGGGCAGAAAAAACCCCAGCAGATACTAGGGAAGAGTTGACCAATGATTTTCTTGAACAAGGGGGACAGCTGAATGACTTTGTTGAGAACGAAATTAACAGGATCGCCAATGACCCCAGCCAGTATATTGATTGGAGTATTCCATGGAACATTAATTACAGCTATAACCTTAGCTATAGCAAAAGCGACAGAACTGGAAAAACCAACATCACCCAAGCCATCAACTTGTCTGGCGATGTCAGCTTTTCTGAAAAATGGAAAGTAAATTTCAATACAGGCTATGATATTTCCACCAGCAAAATCACGCAATCCATGATTGGAATCGCAAGGGATCTTCACTGCTGGCAGATGAATGTAAGCTGGATTCCTTTTGGTACATTTACCAGCTATAGCATAGATATCAGGGTCAAAGCTAGCATTCTCCAAGACTTGAAAGTCTCAAGAAGGAGGTCCTTCTTTGACAGATAAACAATTAAATATTAGCTTAAATCTTTGCCCTACTGAGTGGCATGGTCATACATCTTGGACCACCTAGACCTCTTGAAAGTTCTGAAGAGGGAATATCCAATACTTCCACCCCTGCATCCCTCAAAGCCCTATTGGTATGCTTATTCCGTCTGTAGGAAATCACTTTTCTAGGCCCAATAGCAAAGACATTGGCCCCATCATACCACTGTTCGCGCAAAGCATAATCCTTATTGCCATTGCCCATATGGATGATCTCCAAATAAGGGATTTCTTTCTCCAAAACTGTCAGTAAAGATTCTTTTAAAACGGTTCGCTTTATATGTACCTGATCCCCATCATTACTTTTCAATGTATACAAGGAAGTCTTAAGAACTGCTTCCAACGCATCTGGATAAGTAAGCACCAGGTTTTCATCCAAAACTGTAAACACAGTGTCCAAATGCATAAAATTTCTCTGTTTAGGGAGATGCACCTCATAGACTCTTTCCACTGTTCCTTCTGCCAAAAGAGACTTCGCAACATGGTAAATGGCTTTCTCATCCGTTCGTTCAGAGTTACCTATGGCCACCGCTTTTTTGGACAAAACAATCACGTCCCCCCCCTCAATACAAGCCGGGGTATTATGTCCATCAATAGGATAAACCTTATTGACTTTATCTTTAAACTCGGGGTGATTTTCAAAAATCGCCCTAATGACATTGGCCTCCCTCTGCCTGCCTTCCATTTTCATACTTGAAAAAATCATTCCTCCGGGTGTCAAAGCGGCAGGGTCACGCTGGAAATATAGATTTGGACATGGTGGAATAATAAAGGCAAAATCCATCAAGTCCTCTAAAGGTAATTTGGTAATTTTTCTTTTGAGCTCATGAACTTTGATCCCTGCTATGAGGGCCGTGGCACATTCAGACGTAGAAAGCCTACCTAAAATACTTTCCGTATACTGCGAGAGTCTGGAAAAACCCAAAGCTTCCTCCATCATATTAAACAGGACCTTTTCATCAGCCATGGTCTCCATCAAAAGCTCATGAAGTCCTAAAACCTTTGCCCCGGTAGTTTGCTTAATTACATTGGTAAAATAATCATGCTCTAATTGCATGGCCTCTAAATAGGGCACATCCTCAAATAATAACAATTCCTTATTATAGGGGGTCAACCTATCTATTTCCTTGCCTGGCCTGTGCATCAAGACAGCCTTCAAAGTACCAAATTCTGAATTTATTCTTAAATCAATCATTTCAAAACGCGCTTATTATAAATCAATTAATAATATAACACACGTTTTAATATAATCGAAACAATAAACACTTATTCTTAGTGATACTGCAACCAAAGTCTGTGAAAAAACCGGATAACTAAAAACAATACAAGCAACATTCCAAATTAAATAAACATAAAAAAAACCGAGCAACTTTTGCTCGGTTTTTAGTTATTCTGAATAACTTAAATCATTATACCAACCAACTGGCTACATCTTCCTTACTAGGATTATTGGCTTTTAACTTCAACTTTTTCCTTCTTCCACATACATCGTTGAACAATTTATTGACATCCTGCTCTTTCAGTTGATCAATGGTATGAATGTTCAAATCACGAATCGCTGGAATCAATTCTGGATCTATTCCAAGTGCCACGAAATCCTCATCTGTGGCAATCTTCACCTTCTTCTCAGGTCTCATTTGTGGAAAGAACAATACCTCTTGAATAGTAGACTTATCCGTAAGCATCATCGTCAGCC is from Echinicola marina and encodes:
- a CDS encoding acyl-CoA carboxylase subunit beta, whose translation is MHMSFVKELQEKINQVKQGGGEQRIAKEHAKGKMTARERIAYLMDGGVQFLEVGTLAADGMYEEEGGCPSAGVITGIGQVSGRMCVVVANDATVKAGAWFPMTAKKNLRAQEIAMENRLPIIYLVDSAGVFLPKQNEIFPDKEHFGRQFRNNAMMSSMGIVQIAAIMGSCVAGGAYLPIMSDEAMIVDKTGSIFLAGSYLVKAAIGETVDNETLGGATTHCEISGVTDNKYENDEDCLDAIKGIFNTLGASDKAGFDKIAARAPKRTIEELFQLFPTDRVKPYDMHEVLDCLIDAESFEEYKPGFGQTLVCGTARIEGWAVGIIANQRKMVKTKKGEMQMGGVIYSDSADKAARFIMNCNQRKIPLLFIQDVSGFMVGSRAEHGGIIKDGAKMVNAMANSVVPKFTLIIGNSYGAGNYAMCGKAYDPRLIFSWPTAQMAVMSGVSAAKTLLQIKVASLKKAGKEITNEDEAKLLKDITDKYNKELSPYYAAARLWVDGVIHPEDTRSIISRGIDAANHAPITERFNVGVIQT
- a CDS encoding transglutaminase-like domain-containing protein translates to MEKLSKKELHALVSLLDDTDREVKEHVKDKIISLGNDLIPFLEEKWESSFNPDLQKEIEELVHELQFSLLKERLQYWRDSEDKDLLKGLWIINTYQYPDLDFESLNSEMHQIYFEVWTSFKSDISPYDQVRLINNVLFNQLKFSANTKNFHSPANSMISNVIDARRGNPISLCSIYYLVAKKLGLPVYGVNLPNLFVLTYKSNEATFYINAFNKGLIFSRQDINNYLEHLKIEPKEEFFEPCGHVDIVKRSLRNLIVSFEKLSEPEKVEEVRQLLAILEEH
- a CDS encoding putative LPS assembly protein LptD, whose translation is MQNIKVAYLSFILIIISLHCSLAQRTQKRPKEIEIIAPDLTPISDTIPPVLLDSLTLNDTIPSADTTKVVPKGDIETTIKYAAQDSILSDFKEKKVYLYNQAWFEYGNIRLDADYIEINWETNELYASGVEDSTGAVQGSPLFKEGNSTYEIRKDMRYNFKTRKAIISDVVTEQQDGLLRGEKVKKDEEGNVYLSHGYYTTCNLAEPHWHISSNKIKSVSGKQTISGPFNFYFNGIPTPAGLPFGFIPNQKEEQVSGIIIPSYGEEKRRGFFLRDFGYYFAFNDYIHSRLTGEIFSKGGYGVKAATVYKKRYRFNGGFNVDFQQFRSPETDETPLDYTTLWVNWSHSPESRGNSRFSASVNAGSTNYNNLVVNPNNYMRNTNSEFTSNISYSKTFTGTPFSMSANLRHSQNVRTEEVRLILPDISVNMNRQTPFRNSSFEPLKTLNFAWNFNAQNSINNKVVQQLGVEQESLQGEVLDEDTNPDIIPFNWANLPELLKQAENGFRHTVPVSSNFTLFKYFTGTASFNYNELWYFDRINYFYNAPEERVDRILEKGFSRVGHYSTSFNLATNIYGFYTFGNKSNLEAIRHHVQPTIGMSFTPDFSDPRYGYYQSVQVDEEGNEQLYSRFQGFLYGGAPRGESRSLNISIRNTLEGKKKVENDSTEAKSEKFPLLQSLNLSTSYNFVADSFQLAPINMSTRTSFFDNKISVALSATLNPYATKAYTDSDGNTYFRKINEYAWNNGQGIGSISRANLNLNGSYNPRGAEKTPADTREELTNDFLEQGGQLNDFVENEINRIANDPSQYIDWSIPWNINYSYNLSYSKSDRTGKTNITQAINLSGDVSFSEKWKVNFNTGYDISTSKITQSMIGIARDLHCWQMNVSWIPFGTFTSYSIDIRVKASILQDLKVSRRRSFFDR
- a CDS encoding arginine deiminase; translated protein: MDLRINSEFGTLKAVLMHRPGKEIDRLTPYNKELLLFEDVPYLEAMQLEHDYFTNVIKQTTGAKVLGLHELLMETMADEKVLFNMMEEALGFSRLSQYTESILGRLSTSECATALIAGIKVHELKRKITKLPLEDLMDFAFIIPPCPNLYFQRDPAALTPGGMIFSSMKMEGRQREANVIRAIFENHPEFKDKVNKVYPIDGHNTPACIEGGDVIVLSKKAVAIGNSERTDEKAIYHVAKSLLAEGTVERVYEVHLPKQRNFMHLDTVFTVLDENLVLTYPDALEAVLKTSLYTLKSNDGDQVHIKRTVLKESLLTVLEKEIPYLEIIHMGNGNKDYALREQWYDGANVFAIGPRKVISYRRNKHTNRALRDAGVEVLDIPSSELSRGLGGPRCMTMPLSRAKI
- a CDS encoding redoxin domain-containing protein, producing MKSVLILIIAFIAAFSPIQAQQLEMLELEDLALSTIFKMKDHQKDKALVLIFTSNACPYAKLYEDRIIQLQKQFNDKGITFAMVNPHAGQSEEENFDQIHTKINQKNITFSYLSDPNQSLNKALDATKIPEVFVLIPSPTGFGVAYHGAIDNNPQAPNSVTKKHLENALNQILKKENPVPNFVRAIGCNIKIQN
- a CDS encoding N-acetylmuramoyl-L-alanine amidase family protein, with translation MKPRTAKNVVIISFLTLLSFLSAFSPAGEREREFRLRRVVIDAGHGGKDPGTSGRTSREKDVALAIALKVGGYIEENLPDVEVIYTRKSDVFIELKERANIANRNKADLFVSIHCNAVSGSNAYGTETYVMGANHFERNFDVVKRENAVILMEDGYKENYEGFEPNSPESYMMFNLMQKAYFANSLSLAQKVERDFKTRLNRHSRGVKQLPLYVLWTTSMPSVLIETGFLSNSNEERYLNSKNGQVYLASAIYRSIKAYKQEIEAI